A region of the Herpetosiphon gulosus genome:
ACAGCCACTCTTATATTCGGTTCCTTGATAGGGCGATTCAGGATGATATTTCTCGAAATCAACATTGCCAAGACAATCGCGGCGCATCCGCTCAATGGTTTGTGAGGTCTCACCCAGCGATTGGGGTAAAATACCGCCAAATAGTGATAAGGCTCCATTGAGCGTATACCCAATCTCGACCAAGGTCGGATTTAAGCCGAGTTCTTCCCCGGTGAAACACGATGGTTCTGCCGCCGCAGCGCTCGCACCGCGTGCTGCGGTTGACGGGAAGAACCACGCCAATTCCTCGGCGGTTGGCGTATGCAATTCTTGCTGCACCACATAGGCCGGATTGCGACTCTCCATACGCTGATAACGATAGGCGGTTTGGGTTGCGCCATTCAGGCTGATCGTGCGTAGGTGATACCCTTCTCCAGCAACCTCAGGTGGGGTGTAGGTGAAGGCCAGCGTCGTGCGAGCTGCCGTCGCACCGAGCGGATGCTCTGTGATCGTTGCAAGCAACAGGCGGCTACGATCGCCATCGACCACACTGCTATAGCCAAAGCGATACTGCCGCGCGACTGTCCCAGCAACACGGGTTTCGAGCATGGCCAGCCGTTGGCTGGTATAAAACAGGTCAGAAGGCTGCTGATCGTTGCCCATGCCGCCAGCTGTCCGTGGCTCGTAGTGGAACACCACCTCGGCGGTTGGCGCAATCCCATGCTGCGGATTGCCGCCCCATGCCACGCTTAATGGATAGCCCGCTCGTTCATACACCGCCCCCGCATGGGTCGCGGTCTCGGTGGCATACGTCCATTGCTGGCGATTGCCGAGCAAATCCGTCACATGATCAAGATTCCAGCGCCAGTGGTGGGCATTTCCAGCGGCATCCCGCATGCGCCAGGCACTCGTGGCACTTGCGCCAAACTGCCACGTCCGGCCTTGTTGATCCGTCATCACCCAATACCAGCCACCATCCACGCCGTGGCTTGCGCCGCTCTGGCGGGTGATCCGCAGATCCCAGCCATCAAGATCGCTGCTTTGGGCACTTTGGCGATCAAGCTGATAGGTGGTGTCGCCCAACGTCCAGTCATGCACCAACCGCCAGAGGTGACCATGCCAGAGCAGCGCATAACTATCATCAGCGGGGTCACTGGGAGTCAGGTCGGGGAGCCGCAGCACCGCATATTCGGGCACGGCAACCCCGGCTCCTGCTAATGACCCTTGCTGCGCACGGCCAAGATCGGCCAAGGCGCTTTGCACCCGCAGTGACCAATCCATAGGCTGCATTGGTCCGGTCGGGAGCAGTAAGGGAATATTCTGGGCACTGGAGCCATTCTGCTCGATGCGGTCATACGAGAGCAAGGCAGGCGGTAGCGCAGGTTGGGTTGGGTCTTCAACGGTCGGTGGGACAACGATAATACTATCGCTACTCACCGAGATCACCCCGTCCGGCGACCGATACATCGCAAACACCCGCTGTTCGCCTGGGCCTGATGGCAGCGTCCATGGCAGAGTTAATGGAATGGTGTACTCAATAACTTGCGGCTGCCCATAATCGTTCGGATTGGGAATACTGCCTTGTGTCAGCGGAATGGCTGCCCATGTGGTTGGTGTGATGCTTGGACTGTGGCTTAGGCCAACCGTCCACCCTGACGCGATCGGGTTAAGGTAGCCGAACGGCGGCGTTATCGTAATGACGACCGTCTTGGTGATCGTCGTTGCTGCATCATTATTCACAAAAATGGGAAAGCGCTGAGGATCATGCCCAAAGACCGCTGCACTGGAATTCCCAACTAAGCCCACCCCAGCATAGTAATAATTGGGGTTAAGCAAGGCTTCGCGATGGCCTTGGGAACTAGTCATCCACATATTAACCGCTTGGGACGGCCTAATGGTATTATCGCCACCCTTAATTTGGACAGCATTTTCAGCAGTTGTGCCTTCAAAACCAAAACGTCGGCCCCGATCAATATGCGTACTCCCATCGCTTCCGGTATGGCCTAAGAAATCATGGGTAAACATATCGGTTGCTTGCACATGGCCCGCTTGGCGTAGGGCATTACTATAGGCTAATGGGGCTAAACCGAGACTGGTTCGTTCAACATTAATTAAGCGCAGCGCCTCACGTTCGTCCGGACTGGCAAACGCATAATACTCATCCTGATCATCGGGTTGCACTGATAGCAAGCCAGGCGTTGCGTGGAGTTGGATGGTATAGTCATTGCGGAGCAGGAAATCGTCGTTATCAATTTCGATGGTATACTCATCGGTATACGCCCCATCAAAGCGGGCTTGTTGACTCAGATCATAGTGTGAAATCGTCATCCCATCACTATAACTGGTGGTATAACTCAAGGTTGATGAAATGACCCGCGCATGCGCTGGATCGCTTGCCCGATAAAAGCGCAGACGTGGGATAAACTTCGTGCCACGAATTTCGAGGGTATAGGTCTGATGCGGCAGTGTTGGAATGCGTACCCAGTCTTTGCCAGCTACCGTGGTGCGAGTATACCATTGGTTTGCCGTCAACAAGAGAGCGGTGGCTTGGGTGCGGATCGGCTCCGCCAATGGCGCTTGAATGCGCTCCACCAGCACACTATACCGCCAGTCATCACTGAAGGTTTGGATATTGCCCAGCATGGAGACATGCAGGGTGTACCACCCCGTCGTATTGGCATGAAAGAGGTAGTCTTGAATCCCCCCATGCGCGGCATCAAGGCTCATCGCACGGCCATTGCCAAGAATATCAATAAAGGGATAGGTTCCCGTTGCTTGCCCAAAAATCGTGACCCGATACAAGGCCGTGGCTTCCCCTTGAAACCGGAGATAATCGTGATCAAGATTGCTGCTGAAGGTGCCATGATACGGCTGATCAACCTGCATTACGGTTGCATGAGCCAAATCATTATTTGGCTCGCTGGGGTTATTGCAGATATACGGACACGTCGCAATGCCCAATTGATAGCGCACAACCGGATCATTCAGCCCGGTCTTGACCCGAATGTGGTAGGTTTGGCCGGCGCTTAATGGGTGCACCACCTGCTCACCGCTGGCCAGCAGGGTTGCTCCTGCATACAACTCGATCTCGGTGATCGCGAAATCCGTCGCCTGATGCAGTTGCAGGTGATAGGTTATCGCCGTGGTTGGCGTGAACTGATACCAATCCTCATCGAAATCGGGCGTGGTGGTGCAGAGCGTCGCCATCGCACTAAATCCAACGCTTGCGGTCGTCGCGGTTGCTGCTGCGCTATTGAGTTCATCAGCACACGGATCAACGCGCACCATGCGTAAGCGATACTGCATCTCTGCGCCCGCTTTCGGACTCGTTGCCCGCACATAGACCTCGCCGCTGGTGCTGGGTGTCCACACCGCCCACGTGAGGCCACCAAGCCGATCACTTAAATAGTGGGGTGGTGAGGCGAGGTCAGAGATAGGCTGATTATATTGATTGCGAAAACTCACGCCCATGCCGCTGGCATCGGGATGATCGGATGTCAGCAGCAGGCGATATTCCGTTCCCGCCTGAACCGCTAACCGATACCAATCGTAGCGGTCGTTGGCATGGGCACAGAAGGCTCCTGCAAGCTCGGCGTGTTGCAGCAGTTGGGCCTCGCCAACACTGTCATCAAGCGGCATCCCCGCATCACGGCAGGCATTGCTGGCGATCGTGAGGGTATAGTACGGCATGGCTGCGCGGGTTGGATCGGTTCGACGCAGCTGAATATACAGTGGTTCATCCGCAACCGCCAGAAAGCTCAGGCGTGGCGTGCGGGATAACGCGGTGATCGTCGTATTGGGGTGCACCAGCGTTTGGGCATCACCACGATACACCCGAACATCGGTGGTATAGTCCACACTCAGGTCACTGAGGGCAAGGCTATACCATGTTCCTGCCGTCCCAGTCACGGTATACCAATCTTCATCACCCCGACAAAACGACCGTCGAGCAGGCATGCCCAGCGTCAGCACTTCGGCTTGGGCTGCGCTATTATTGGCGGTTTCGGTGGTGCTACAGACCGTATTTCCATGATCAATCCGAACACGGTAATAGAATCCAGCTGGTTGCTGGCGCGTTGGAAATGAAGTAATCCGGAGAAAATAGCTTCCATCGTTGGGGACAACGACGCTCACCTGTGAACCCCACGAGAAGGAAATACTCTGCAGATGCTGCGGTGATTCTGCATCATCGTTTTCGGCTAACAGGGTTCCTTGGGCATCGTATACCGCAAGCACCGTATCAACCCCAGGATAGAGGTTGGTGGTATTGATCGTATATGCCCCACCGGCGACCCCCTGAAACGCAAGCCAATCCACATCATCACGCGCACAAAAGGCCTGCGTGATGGTGGTGCCCAAGCGCAATTCAGTTGCTTGGGCTTGGTTATTATTGGGTTCATCGGCATCAACACACTGATTCATCGATACCCGTGGCACGACTGGGGTGGGTGATGCACTGGCGATCGGGAATGGCTCCCAGGCAATCGGTGTGATCGCAGCTGGCAACGGGGTACTGGTTGCACTCGGCGTAGCCGTGGCAGCGGGCGTGGCCGTCACCACGGGCGTTGCGCTGCTGATCGGCGTGGCCGTGGCAGGAACGCTGCTGCCGACCGCCCATAACACGGCGGCATCAAACAAGGCCCAACCTTCGGCAGTTGCCACGAGTGGCGTATCATCATTGAAAAAGAAGCCAACCCGCCGCGCAGGAGCCGTCGCACTCACCATGACTGCGCCTTGGTCGTAGCCAAAGATCACGGCTTTGGTCGTGGTGCTGGAGGTTCCGGCAATCCGCACGGCATTCGCATTGGGACTGCCATAGGGCATAGCGCGGCCAGCACTCATCACGCTGACGCTGCCACTCAACCCCGCCGCCATGGGCTGGCTCGGGTTTTG
Encoded here:
- a CDS encoding CAP domain-containing protein, which translates into the protein MTTRVWRRFTAVLTLCSLFANLLPRADVAVARTIHSVESPPIAARPVAQSAGTVLLLTGSAASAADDAIAARLAITYTVVRKNHDQETLADADGKALIYISATVDSGKIGATFANTPVPMVVNEHAVYDDLGMTGTANGPDYGYDSSPSTTQLVLTDPLHPLAAGLSSPVTVFATAHKLPFGRGSTAAAPIATVTGWTTRHMYFAYDTGAAMVTGIAPARRVGFFLDPTAALDLTTDGWTLFDTAVAWAAGSGTPAPTPTPTSIAATATASPTATTGPPTSTATAVPSATPTTAPSATPIIPTTAPSATPTATLPSATATSAAPTTIPSPGHGGPVVLIVGSTPAVGSADARIVQQLTSLGYSVTTVVQSAASSSSANGQRLVLISSTVSSSTIGNAFRDVAVPVMLWENGLYDLEMGMTSTTLGTDYGTTASQATLTIQNPSQPMAAGLSGSVSVMSAGRAMPYGSPNANAVRIAGTSSTTTKAVIFGYDQGAVMVSATAPARRVGFFFNDDTPLVATAEGWALFDAAVLWAVGSSVPATATPISSATPVVTATPAATATPSATSTPLPAAITPIAWEPFPIASASPTPVVPRVSMNQCVDADEPNNNQAQATELRLGTTITQAFCARDDVDWLAFQGVAGGAYTINTTNLYPGVDTVLAVYDAQGTLLAENDDAESPQHLQSISFSWGSQVSVVVPNDGSYFLRITSFPTRQQPAGFYYRVRIDHGNTVCSTTETANNSAAQAEVLTLGMPARRSFCRGDEDWYTVTGTAGTWYSLALSDLSVDYTTDVRVYRGDAQTLVHPNTTITALSRTPRLSFLAVADEPLYIQLRRTDPTRAAMPYYTLTIASNACRDAGMPLDDSVGEAQLLQHAELAGAFCAHANDRYDWYRLAVQAGTEYRLLLTSDHPDASGMGVSFRNQYNQPISDLASPPHYLSDRLGGLTWAVWTPSTSGEVYVRATSPKAGAEMQYRLRMVRVDPCADELNSAAATATTASVGFSAMATLCTTTPDFDEDWYQFTPTTAITYHLQLHQATDFAITEIELYAGATLLASGEQVVHPLSAGQTYHIRVKTGLNDPVVRYQLGIATCPYICNNPSEPNNDLAHATVMQVDQPYHGTFSSNLDHDYLRFQGEATALYRVTIFGQATGTYPFIDILGNGRAMSLDAAHGGIQDYLFHANTTGWYTLHVSMLGNIQTFSDDWRYSVLVERIQAPLAEPIRTQATALLLTANQWYTRTTVAGKDWVRIPTLPHQTYTLEIRGTKFIPRLRFYRASDPAHARVISSTLSYTTSYSDGMTISHYDLSQQARFDGAYTDEYTIEIDNDDFLLRNDYTIQLHATPGLLSVQPDDQDEYYAFASPDEREALRLINVERTSLGLAPLAYSNALRQAGHVQATDMFTHDFLGHTGSDGSTHIDRGRRFGFEGTTAENAVQIKGGDNTIRPSQAVNMWMTSSQGHREALLNPNYYYAGVGLVGNSSAAVFGHDPQRFPIFVNNDAATTITKTVVITITPPFGYLNPIASGWTVGLSHSPSITPTTWAAIPLTQGSIPNPNDYGQPQVIEYTIPLTLPWTLPSGPGEQRVFAMYRSPDGVISVSSDSIIVVPPTVEDPTQPALPPALLSYDRIEQNGSSAQNIPLLLPTGPMQPMDWSLRVQSALADLGRAQQGSLAGAGVAVPEYAVLRLPDLTPSDPADDSYALLWHGHLWRLVHDWTLGDTTYQLDRQSAQSSDLDGWDLRITRQSGASHGVDGGWYWVMTDQQGRTWQFGASATSAWRMRDAAGNAHHWRWNLDHVTDLLGNRQQWTYATETATHAGAVYERAGYPLSVAWGGNPQHGIAPTAEVVFHYEPRTAGGMGNDQQPSDLFYTSQRLAMLETRVAGTVARQYRFGYSSVVDGDRSRLLLATITEHPLGATAARTTLAFTYTPPEVAGEGYHLRTISLNGATQTAYRYQRMESRNPAYVVQQELHTPTAEELAWFFPSTAARGASAAAAEPSCFTGEELGLNPTLVEIGYTLNGALSLFGGILPQSLGETSQTIERMRRDCLGNVDFEKYHPESPYQGTEYKSGCTPGAESQQRQRALAATTDYCHKTVRNFQARMVPSGVERLEVPAAFDDVRAELRAGAYEFRQTGYIYNANGQPIYTDAFGVMDDPTDDLYIQRSYDDPQFPDLVTAEATYDHTNTLRAKTTYAYVPGTRLVAATGRWLLEEQRILTSTLTYDPQGRVRSTTNPLGETTTYGYNALGLTTAITNPLGVVATMTYNPLGQLIAQTDGLGATTHSVYDPITGQLRMTIDALGATTIYTYTATGLKQQERNPLGGVTTYGYTALGQTAAITNALGMVTSYAYDGVGRLVSTTTPAGTSTTVYDGATGQPSQRIDPLGVVAATTATDGAGKPITNTDATGATNTTSYDGYDRVVAETDATGATTTYRYDLFGNRIATTNALSATTYQQFDSLQRLRVRDCTIACVFGSQPKDEHFQNRLVRGYHATSKTQTRTNDRRPT